The stretch of DNA CGTTACCGAACATTTCAAGCGCTTTTTCTTTATTTGTCATTTTTTCAGCCTCCAATCCCTTATTAACCAGCACTGCAATTTATTTGAAAACACTATATTATACGCGCCCGCCTTTGTCAAACCGTTAAACTTTCAACATTTTATAACTTGACTTATGTTATTATAGTTAGTATACTAACTATAAATTTAAACAAAAGGAAGCCCCACATGCAGGATACAGTTTCACTTTTAAAAAAAGCGGCTAAAGTTGTACGGTGCGGATTTAATGACCGCCTTCGCGGTTCATGCCTTACCAGAACCCAATGGGACGTCATTAAAGAGATATCTTCCGGCGTAACAAAATCCAAAGATATAGCGTCAAACCTTAAATCTGATAAACCGACTATTTCCGGAACAATTAAACGGCTTCACAGCGCCGGATGGGTTATTATTAACACGGATATAAAAGACCAAAGGTTAAAAATACTGTCCCTGTCCCCCAAAGCAAAAGCGGTTATAAAAAAAGGAAAACAATGCACAAGAATGATTAAAGACCACGCTTTAAAAGGCTTAAAAGCCCGGGAACAAATCCTTTTAAACAGATATCTGGAAAAAATTATAAATAACTTTAAATAATTGTTTTTATTATCTGATGTTTAAGCTATAATTATCATAATTCAGGAGGAAAAAATGGAACATACAGCGGAAATAACATTAATTACGGCGTTTTTAGCGGGGATAATTTCTTTTTTATCTCCGTGCGTCCTTCCTTTAATACCCGGATATATTTCTTTCATTTCCGGTTCATCATTAAAAGAAATGATGGAACGCGAAAACCTTAAAAAAATAAAGCATGACGTAATCTGGAACTCTTTTGCTTTTGTAACGGGCTTTTCCGTCATCTTTATATCATTGGGCGCTTCCGCCACTTTCATAGGAAAATTCCTGCTTCAGCATCTGAATACCTTTTCCATGATAGCCGGAATAGTGGTAATTATACTGGGGCTGCACATGACAGGTATTTTCAAAATCAAAGCGCTTTACCACGAAAAACGGATACACCAGTCCAAAGAACCCATGAATCTGTTTGAATCATTCCTGCTTGGCCTGGCTTTTGCCTTTGGCTGGACTCCCTGCATAGGCCCTATCTTAGCGGGAATTCTTGCAATTGCAGCAACGGGAGATTCCGTAGGCTACGGCATTCTGCTTCTTGCCCTGTATTCACTTGGGCTTGGAATTCCCTTCATGCTTACCGCTTACAGTATCACCTTCTTCTTTAAGTGGTTCACAAAAATGAAAAAACACATGAATAAAATTGAAATTATCGCGGGTATACTTCTTATAATAATCGGTATACTTATGATGACAGGCGGCCTTACAAGAATTGCGGGAATGCTCAGCTTTCTTGACGGCTTTGCCAAATAACAGGAGGATTTAATGAAAAAATTATTATCTTTATCTTTAGCTGCACTGTTTGTGTTCTCTCTGGTAAGCTGCGGATCTTCCAAAGCGCCAAAAGTAAGCAAAGAAAATGGTAATTCCGTGGCAAAAGCATACGCCGCGCCGGATTTTTCCCTTACCGGAATTGACGGAAGCACTATAAAACTTTCTGACTATAAGGGAAAAGTGGTAATCCTGGATTTTTGGGCGACCTGGTGCCCTCCCTGCAAAGCAGAAATTCCTTTCTTTATTGAACTGCAGTCGCAGTATGGCAAAGACGGGCTTGCAATAATAGGCGCCGCCCTTGATGACGCTGAAAAAGTTAAAGCTTTTGCCTCACAGTATGGCATTAACTATCCCATTGCTCTCGCAGACAGAGATACAGCTACAACTTACGGCGGCATTCGTGGAATACCCACAACATTTGTAATTGACAAAAAAGGCAACGTGGTCAGGCAGTACGTGGGCTACAGGCCAAAAGAAGTATTTGAAGCGGACTTTAAGGCTTATAAATAAAAATGAAACGTTATATTTTTCTGATAATTATTACAGTGTCCGCAGCCGTATTTTACGGCTGCGGCACACTGGGTAATATCAAACCAAATTCATTCGTATCGCAGGTTAAGGTTACAAATCTTGACGGCACAGTCAAAAACATGTCCGATTTTAAAGGCAAAGTGGTTTTTTTTACAGTCTGGACCACCTGGTGCGGCCACTGCCTTAACGAACTTGAAAGTTTTAAAACCCTACAGGAAAGATATAAAGACAAAGATTTCATAATTGTTGCAGCCTCAGATGATAACGCAGAAAACGTAAAAAATTTCATAAAAGATAAAAACTATCCATATTATTTCTGCCTGGCGGACAGGGCTTCACTTACAAAAAGCGGCTATGAAGTCCGCGCCTACCCCAGTTTATTCATCATTGATAAATCAGGAAACTCCGCCGCGTGCGTGGTCGGCGCGTTGCCCGAAAACACCGCCACAGAAATCATAGATTACCTTCTGGGAGAATAATCACTTCTCCTCTTCTTGCAATTGTTCCACTCTTCTGCTATATAAATGCATGAGGGTGGCATTATGGACAAAACAAAAATACGGATATGCACAGCAGGTTTTACCGACACTACATGGAACGGGGTTATATATCCTGACGGGCTTAAACCCGCGCAGGAACTTGCATATTACGAAAAAGAACTGGATTTTAACTGCGTTGAAATTGATGTCACCTTTTATGCCCTTATCTCCTCCAAATCAACCGCCGGCATGGAAAGAAAAACATCCCCTGATTTTGAATTTATTGCGAAAGCTTATGCAGGTATAACACACGCCCCATTTCACGATAAAACCGACAATAAAAAATC from Candidatus Goldiibacteriota bacterium encodes:
- a CDS encoding MarR family transcriptional regulator, with protein sequence MQDTVSLLKKAAKVVRCGFNDRLRGSCLTRTQWDVIKEISSGVTKSKDIASNLKSDKPTISGTIKRLHSAGWVIINTDIKDQRLKILSLSPKAKAVIKKGKQCTRMIKDHALKGLKAREQILLNRYLEKIINNFK
- a CDS encoding cytochrome c biogenesis protein CcdA; translation: MEHTAEITLITAFLAGIISFLSPCVLPLIPGYISFISGSSLKEMMERENLKKIKHDVIWNSFAFVTGFSVIFISLGASATFIGKFLLQHLNTFSMIAGIVVIILGLHMTGIFKIKALYHEKRIHQSKEPMNLFESFLLGLAFAFGWTPCIGPILAGILAIAATGDSVGYGILLLALYSLGLGIPFMLTAYSITFFFKWFTKMKKHMNKIEIIAGILLIIIGILMMTGGLTRIAGMLSFLDGFAK
- a CDS encoding TlpA family protein disulfide reductase, whose amino-acid sequence is MKKLLSLSLAALFVFSLVSCGSSKAPKVSKENGNSVAKAYAAPDFSLTGIDGSTIKLSDYKGKVVILDFWATWCPPCKAEIPFFIELQSQYGKDGLAIIGAALDDAEKVKAFASQYGINYPIALADRDTATTYGGIRGIPTTFVIDKKGNVVRQYVGYRPKEVFEADFKAYK
- a CDS encoding TlpA family protein disulfide reductase, yielding MKRYIFLIIITVSAAVFYGCGTLGNIKPNSFVSQVKVTNLDGTVKNMSDFKGKVVFFTVWTTWCGHCLNELESFKTLQERYKDKDFIIVAASDDNAENVKNFIKDKNYPYYFCLADRASLTKSGYEVRAYPSLFIIDKSGNSAACVVGALPENTATEIIDYLLGE